A region from the Simiduia sp. 21SJ11W-1 genome encodes:
- a CDS encoding 4-alpha-glucanotransferase translates to MSDTKYVSTTALAKQLGKEPKEVFVLLARAHWMVKVDDRWQLTEKGKFEGGIYLTHPKYGEYVGWPEAVLQHGIWDDLPEAPLTASQLGQKLGLPARLLNLLLADLGWQAPGPKGWVLTESGRRLGGQQQRAEDSGVPYVTWPETLTSLARLTERAECLRHGGALDGRPQPDAALGRLGNWLYLQGFTYGFNRADLGSPVPVSCYVPRVQLAIAVWSPSDSAEAIKLKLEQQQWLKSARALELDAAQLSDIGLLDALLPPLLLDVGVAVY, encoded by the coding sequence ATGTCCGACACTAAGTATGTATCAACAACGGCTTTGGCAAAGCAGTTGGGTAAAGAGCCTAAAGAAGTGTTTGTGCTCTTGGCGCGCGCCCACTGGATGGTGAAGGTGGACGATCGTTGGCAGCTTACCGAAAAGGGCAAGTTTGAGGGCGGTATCTACCTTACGCACCCCAAGTATGGTGAATATGTGGGCTGGCCCGAGGCTGTGCTCCAACACGGTATTTGGGATGACCTGCCCGAGGCTCCCTTAACCGCAAGCCAACTGGGGCAAAAGCTGGGGTTGCCGGCGCGCTTGTTAAATCTGTTGCTGGCAGACCTGGGCTGGCAAGCGCCGGGGCCCAAGGGGTGGGTGCTTACCGAGAGCGGCCGCCGGTTGGGCGGGCAGCAGCAGCGGGCAGAAGATTCGGGCGTTCCCTATGTTACCTGGCCCGAAACCCTGACTTCACTCGCGCGGCTGACCGAACGCGCAGAATGCTTGCGCCATGGCGGCGCGCTGGACGGGCGGCCACAGCCGGATGCAGCCTTGGGGCGCCTGGGTAATTGGCTGTATCTGCAGGGCTTCACCTATGGCTTCAATCGAGCGGACCTCGGCTCCCCGGTACCTGTGAGTTGCTATGTGCCAAGGGTCCAGCTAGCCATTGCCGTGTGGTCGCCCTCAGATAGCGCCGAGGCCATCAAATTAAAGCTGGAGCAGCAGCAGTGGCTAAAATCTGCCCGGGCGCTAGAGCTTGATGCCGCACAGCTAAGCGATATCGGGCTGTTGGATGCATTGTTACCCCCGCTACTGCTGGATGTGGGTGTGGCGGTGTATTAA
- a CDS encoding DEAD/DEAH box helicase, whose product MSLPASFADLALAPAVLKAVAELGYEQPSPIQAQAIPHLLAGRDILGVAQTGTGKTAAFALPLLTQIDVNNNQTQVLVLTPTRELAIQVAEAFQRYATHTKGFHVLPIYGGQDMRAQLRQLQRGAQVVVGTPGRVMDHLRRGSLQLDKLQAIVLDEADEMLRMGFIDDVEWILEHTPEQRQTALFSATMPPPIKKVADRYLVEPAEVKISPESSTGSNIEQHYWMVSGTNKMDALTRILEVEDFDAMIIFVRTKTATVELAEKLEARGFSASAINGDMNQALRERTIDRLKQNKLDILVATDVAARGIDVERVSHVMNYDIPYDSEAYVHRIGRTGRAGRSGKAILFVAPRERRLLYAIEKATNQRIERMELPTGDAVTKQRIDQFNQLLTTTLTEQRNKLDFFYELLAEFSQTHDVSAEEIASALAYLCQKERPLQVQLADVHAAQDRPRRDRPERGERDRSERSERGDRDRGEKRERRERGPKRDDVPMDLYRLEVGRDHGVKPGDIVGAIANEAGIDSRHIGNIRLQGEFSTVELPTGMPKETLSHLRKVFIRSQPINISLDTGGSGANHERPKKRHPKGDRAERPARLGDKPAKKPRKPKKYD is encoded by the coding sequence ATGTCTTTACCTGCTAGCTTTGCCGATCTGGCACTAGCTCCTGCTGTATTAAAAGCAGTTGCTGAACTAGGTTACGAACAACCCTCCCCTATTCAAGCCCAAGCCATCCCTCACCTCCTCGCCGGACGTGACATTTTAGGGGTTGCCCAAACCGGTACCGGTAAAACCGCAGCCTTCGCGCTGCCACTGCTTACCCAAATCGATGTAAACAACAACCAGACCCAGGTTCTGGTACTCACCCCAACCCGCGAGCTGGCCATTCAGGTAGCAGAAGCCTTCCAGCGCTATGCCACCCATACGAAAGGCTTCCACGTGCTGCCCATCTATGGCGGCCAAGATATGCGCGCACAATTGCGTCAGCTCCAACGCGGTGCCCAAGTGGTTGTAGGCACACCGGGGCGGGTTATGGATCACCTGCGCCGCGGTAGCTTGCAGCTGGATAAGCTGCAGGCCATCGTACTAGACGAAGCCGACGAAATGCTGCGCATGGGTTTCATCGACGATGTTGAATGGATTCTGGAGCATACACCCGAGCAGCGCCAAACGGCACTCTTCTCTGCCACCATGCCGCCGCCCATCAAGAAAGTGGCCGACCGCTACCTGGTAGAACCTGCAGAAGTGAAAATTTCACCGGAAAGCAGCACCGGCAGCAACATCGAACAGCACTACTGGATGGTGAGCGGTACCAATAAAATGGACGCCCTTACCCGCATTCTGGAAGTGGAAGATTTTGATGCCATGATTATTTTCGTGCGCACCAAAACTGCCACCGTGGAGCTTGCTGAAAAACTTGAAGCGCGGGGTTTTTCTGCCTCTGCCATCAACGGCGACATGAACCAGGCCCTGCGCGAGCGCACCATTGATCGCCTGAAACAAAACAAACTGGATATTCTGGTAGCCACCGATGTGGCAGCGCGCGGTATTGACGTTGAGCGCGTAAGCCACGTCATGAACTACGACATCCCCTACGATAGCGAAGCCTACGTGCACCGCATTGGCCGCACCGGTCGCGCCGGGCGCAGCGGCAAGGCCATCCTGTTTGTGGCACCACGCGAGCGTCGCCTGCTTTACGCCATTGAAAAGGCCACCAACCAGCGCATTGAGCGCATGGAGCTGCCCACCGGTGATGCCGTAACCAAGCAGCGCATTGATCAATTCAATCAACTGCTCACCACCACCCTCACCGAGCAGCGCAATAAGCTCGACTTCTTCTACGAATTACTCGCGGAGTTTAGCCAAACCCACGACGTATCCGCAGAAGAAATTGCCTCGGCACTGGCCTACCTTTGCCAAAAAGAGCGCCCGCTGCAGGTGCAACTGGCAGACGTACATGCCGCCCAAGATCGCCCCCGTCGCGATCGCCCGGAGCGCGGCGAACGCGACCGGAGCGAACGCAGCGAGCGAGGGGATCGCGACCGCGGCGAGAAGCGTGAGCGCCGTGAGCGTGGCCCGAAGCGCGACGACGTACCCATGGATTTGTACCGCCTGGAAGTTGGCCGCGATCACGGCGTCAAGCCAGGTGACATTGTAGGCGCCATTGCCAACGAGGCCGGCATAGACAGCCGCCACATTGGCAACATCCGCCTGCAAGGTGAATTCAGCACCGTTGAATTGCCCACCGGCATGCCAAAAGAAACGCTTTCGCACCTGCGCAAAGTATTTATTCGCAGCCAGCCCATCAACATCAGCCTGGATACCGGCGGCAGTGGCGCGAATCATGAGCGCCCTAAAAAGCGCCACCCCAAAGGCGACCGCGCCGAGCGGCCCGCCCGCCTTGGCGATAAGCCTGCGAAAAAGCCGCGCAAGCCTAAAAAGTACGACTAA
- a CDS encoding lysophospholipid acyltransferase family protein, which yields MGGSKLQRRSSDEHLAAQRFRWQFLTPRYWLLWLWFAVLWLVSQLPYCCVRAIGRAAGLVLFRVVPARRRVALRNLALCFPELSETERWHLAREHFASAGFTLFESGWVWWGSRKRFEAFFDIQGAEILEALTGKPVLFFGLHNTCVEMAYAYLSLQRPLNVLFRVNNNPLWEYMATRSRSRYQVRLIPRKQVPEFIARLSAGEAGLIAADQDLGRKRSLFVPFFGVEAATVPSVHEFARAACAQVVFAEAFRAGNGRYVVRLKLLQNFPSNDPLADTRTMNLCIEESVRRHPEQYLWMHKRFKTRPKGEACFYQ from the coding sequence TTGGGTGGATCAAAGCTACAGCGCCGTTCCAGCGATGAACATTTGGCGGCGCAAAGATTCCGCTGGCAATTTTTAACGCCGCGCTATTGGTTACTGTGGTTGTGGTTTGCCGTTTTATGGCTGGTTTCGCAGCTGCCTTATTGTTGTGTGCGCGCCATTGGTCGCGCAGCCGGCTTGGTGTTGTTTCGTGTGGTGCCTGCGCGTAGGCGGGTTGCACTTCGCAATCTGGCGTTGTGTTTTCCGGAGCTTTCTGAGACCGAGCGTTGGCACCTTGCCCGTGAGCACTTTGCCAGTGCCGGCTTTACCCTGTTTGAAAGTGGTTGGGTATGGTGGGGCAGTCGCAAGCGCTTTGAGGCGTTTTTTGACATCCAAGGGGCTGAAATTCTTGAAGCCCTAACCGGTAAGCCCGTGTTGTTTTTCGGGTTGCATAATACCTGTGTTGAAATGGCTTACGCTTACTTGAGCCTGCAACGCCCGCTCAATGTGTTGTTTCGCGTTAATAACAATCCACTGTGGGAATACATGGCCACCCGCTCGCGCTCGCGTTATCAAGTGCGCTTGATTCCCCGCAAGCAGGTGCCTGAATTTATAGCGCGTTTGTCAGCCGGTGAGGCGGGCCTCATTGCTGCAGACCAAGATCTGGGGCGCAAGCGAAGCCTGTTTGTGCCTTTTTTTGGCGTGGAGGCGGCCACCGTGCCCAGTGTGCATGAGTTCGCCCGTGCAGCCTGTGCGCAGGTGGTATTTGCTGAAGCCTTTCGTGCCGGCAATGGGCGCTATGTGGTGAGGCTTAAGCTGCTCCAGAACTTCCCCTCCAATGATCCGCTTGCCGATACCCGCACAATGAACCTTTGTATAGAAGAGTCGGTTCGCCGGCATCCCGAGCAATATCTGTGGATGCACAAGCGTTTTAAAACCCGCCCAAAAGGTGAGGCGTGTTTTTACCAGTAG